Proteins found in one Sphingobacteriales bacterium genomic segment:
- a CDS encoding M61 family metallopeptidase: protein MAKNTLPVTYTLRMPQPHTHYFEVEIQIPDTGESDTLILQLPVWTPGSYLVREFSRHIERAEAFNEAGAALKIAKTDKNTWQVIHNKNKAVTVRYGVYAYELTVRTSFLDSDKAYINGANLFCWIEGREKEASILNIEAAPEWKQFSTALPKKNIKNNIWQLQIANYDTLVDSPILIGNHEVYEFKAAGVPHEVAITAPHNADIPAMLEHLTKIAETETAIFGEHPCEHYVYIILNSEKDYGGLEHLNSTSLLTSRFGYSSDTYTGFLGLAAHEYFHLWNVKRLRPIELGPFDYGQENYTELLWQAEGFTSYYDDFILRRAGIISGKDYLDLLVKSFNYTANTHGCAIESLAAASHDAWIKYYRRNENSDNSQVSYYTKGAQIAFMLDMEIRRATKGTKNLDNVLRNMYEKYYKQLSLGFTRNEIKAEIETISGKNFDDFFANYIEGTAPVNINKFLEVVGLEAINTATNTAATLGVNTKTEEGRTIVSATPHGGNAYKAGINVNDEIVALNNYRIKGNLSDLMKQFKNGDTINVLISRDGILRTIPVHLQPSKQITYQIKKLDNASKEQKSQYQAWIQEAF, encoded by the coding sequence ATGGCAAAAAATACTCTCCCTGTCACCTACACTTTGCGTATGCCACAGCCGCATACACATTATTTTGAAGTAGAAATACAAATTCCCGACACCGGCGAAAGTGATACACTTATTTTACAACTGCCGGTATGGACACCCGGCTCTTATTTGGTGCGTGAGTTTTCGCGGCATATAGAGCGGGCAGAAGCCTTTAATGAAGCAGGAGCAGCTTTAAAAATAGCAAAAACCGACAAAAACACCTGGCAGGTAATACACAATAAAAACAAAGCAGTTACGGTTCGCTATGGCGTATATGCGTATGAGCTCACAGTGCGCACGAGTTTTTTAGATTCAGACAAAGCCTATATCAACGGAGCAAATTTATTTTGCTGGATAGAAGGTCGCGAAAAAGAAGCCTCCATTTTAAATATTGAAGCCGCCCCCGAATGGAAACAATTTTCCACCGCTTTACCCAAAAAAAATATCAAAAACAACATCTGGCAACTCCAAATTGCCAACTACGATACTTTAGTGGACTCGCCTATCCTCATCGGCAACCACGAAGTGTATGAATTTAAAGCGGCGGGCGTGCCACACGAAGTAGCCATCACCGCACCACACAACGCCGACATTCCCGCTATGTTGGAGCATCTCACCAAAATCGCAGAAACCGAAACCGCTATTTTCGGCGAGCACCCCTGCGAGCACTATGTATATATCATTTTAAATTCAGAAAAAGACTACGGCGGCTTGGAACATCTCAACTCCACAAGTTTGCTCACTTCGCGCTTCGGATATAGCAGCGATACCTACACCGGATTTTTGGGTTTGGCAGCACACGAGTATTTTCATTTGTGGAATGTAAAACGCTTGCGCCCCATTGAGTTAGGTCCCTTTGATTACGGGCAAGAAAACTATACCGAATTGCTGTGGCAAGCCGAAGGATTTACCAGCTACTACGATGACTTTATCCTTCGCCGCGCCGGTATCATCAGCGGCAAAGATTACTTGGATTTATTGGTAAAATCATTCAACTACACTGCCAACACACATGGCTGTGCCATTGAAAGCCTCGCCGCCGCCAGCCACGATGCGTGGATAAAATACTACCGCCGCAACGAAAATTCCGACAACTCGCAAGTATCGTACTACACCAAAGGGGCACAAATTGCTTTTATGTTAGATATGGAAATACGCCGTGCCACTAAAGGTACAAAAAATCTGGATAATGTATTGCGCAATATGTACGAGAAATACTATAAACAACTCAGTCTCGGCTTTACGCGCAACGAAATAAAAGCAGAAATAGAAACAATAAGCGGCAAAAATTTCGACGACTTTTTTGCCAACTATATAGAAGGAACAGCCCCTGTCAATATCAATAAATTTTTGGAAGTGGTAGGTTTAGAAGCGATAAATACCGCCACCAACACCGCCGCTACTTTGGGCGTAAATACAAAAACAGAAGAAGGGCGCACTATCGTTAGTGCCACACCACACGGCGGCAATGCCTACAAAGCAGGCATCAATGTAAATGACGAAATTGTGGCATTGAATAATTATCGCATAAAAGGAAATTTGAGCGATTTGATGAAACAATTTAAAAACGGCGACACCATCAATGTACTCATCAGTCGCGATGGCATATTGCGTACTATTCCGGTGCATTTGCAGCCCTCCAAGCAAATAACCTATCAGATAAAAAAACTTGATAATGCTTCAAAGGAGCAAAAATCGCAGTATCAAGCGTGGATACAGGAGGCATTTTAA
- the porQ gene encoding type IX secretion system protein PorQ, which yields MNRYFFVCIAALFWSAGTVAQVIGGNSTFEFLRLSPSAQVAALGGIQTAAVASHYTQAAAWFQNPALLAHSPQRNALAFHWTPFVADIHYGNVNYAHRLDSLHATIGGGVQYISYGEFTATETNGQINGTFKGQEVCVALSAAKQWREHWNIGINIKTIFSGIESYNANGVAADVGVAYRDSSGRFVVALLAKNVGTQIKTYNGTHEPLPLDISLGMAKRLKHVPFSFFLTAHHLQQWDIRYNDPNAADNNAIINEDSGDTQKSYFGDKLLRHFVAGGELHLGKNLSVRLGYNHLRKKELKLANVRSLNGFTMGVGIGVRRFRLDYAFVRYHQAAASNHLSLAFPLGAW from the coding sequence ATGAATCGGTATTTTTTTGTTTGTATAGCGGCTCTGTTTTGGAGTGCCGGTACTGTGGCGCAGGTTATCGGCGGCAACAGCACTTTTGAGTTTTTAAGGCTGTCTCCTTCGGCGCAGGTGGCGGCGTTGGGCGGCATACAAACGGCTGCCGTTGCTTCTCATTATACACAGGCGGCGGCGTGGTTTCAAAATCCGGCATTGCTCGCCCACAGCCCTCAGCGCAATGCGCTCGCTTTTCACTGGACTCCCTTTGTGGCGGATATTCATTATGGAAACGTAAATTACGCCCACCGCTTAGATAGCTTACACGCCACTATTGGCGGCGGTGTACAATATATCAGCTACGGCGAATTTACGGCTACCGAAACCAACGGGCAAATCAACGGAACTTTTAAAGGACAGGAGGTGTGCGTGGCACTTAGTGCCGCCAAGCAGTGGCGAGAACATTGGAATATCGGCATTAATATCAAAACAATTTTTTCGGGAATAGAAAGTTATAACGCCAATGGGGTGGCTGCCGATGTGGGCGTGGCATACCGCGATAGCAGTGGTCGATTTGTGGTGGCTTTGCTGGCAAAAAATGTGGGCACACAAATAAAAACTTACAACGGCACACACGAGCCGCTTCCTTTGGATATTTCATTGGGAATGGCAAAACGCCTCAAACATGTTCCTTTTTCTTTTTTCCTCACCGCCCACCACTTGCAGCAATGGGATATTCGCTACAACGACCCCAACGCCGCCGACAACAACGCCATTATCAACGAAGATAGCGGCGACACCCAAAAATCATATTTCGGCGACAAACTCCTGCGGCATTTTGTGGCAGGCGGCGAGTTGCATTTGGGAAAAAATTTGAGCGTGCGCTTGGGCTATAATCACCTGCGCAAAAAAGAACTCAAACTCGCCAATGTGCGCTCGCTCAACGGATTTACGATGGGAGTGGGCATCGGAGTGCGTCGCTTTCGCTTAGATTATGCCTTTGTGCGCTACCATCAGGCGGCTGCCAGCAATCATTTATCTTTGGCTTTTCCTTTGGGTGCTTGGTGA
- a CDS encoding transketolase, with translation MATSLPELQNIASQVRRDIMRMVFAVQSGHPGGSLGCTEYLTALYFSIMKYKNKKFAMDGKGEDIFFLSNGHISPVFYSVLARSGFFPVSELATFRRLNSRLQGHPTTHEHLPGVRVASGSLGQGLSVAIGAALSKRLHADDRTVYALCGDGELQEGQIWEAAMFAAHHQVDNLIATVDWNGQQIDGPTREVMDLGDLEAKWKAFGWRVLVLEDGNDMSAVVAALRRAKRLCGKGKPIMILMKTIMGKGVDFMENSHKWHGSPPNAEQLEHALAQLPETLGDY, from the coding sequence ATGGCAACATCGCTTCCCGAATTACAAAATATAGCTTCGCAAGTACGCCGCGATATTATGCGAATGGTTTTTGCCGTACAAAGCGGGCATCCGGGCGGCTCTTTGGGCTGCACCGAATACCTCACGGCTTTGTATTTCAGTATTATGAAATACAAAAACAAAAAATTCGCTATGGACGGCAAAGGCGAAGATATATTCTTTTTATCCAACGGTCATATCAGTCCGGTTTTTTATAGTGTTTTGGCTCGCAGCGGTTTTTTTCCGGTGTCGGAGTTGGCTACATTTCGCCGCCTCAACTCGCGCCTGCAAGGACACCCCACCACCCACGAGCATCTGCCAGGTGTGCGTGTAGCTTCGGGTTCTTTGGGGCAGGGTTTGTCGGTGGCTATCGGTGCGGCACTCTCCAAACGCCTCCATGCGGACGACCGCACGGTGTATGCGCTCTGTGGTGACGGCGAATTACAAGAGGGGCAGATTTGGGAAGCGGCGATGTTTGCGGCACATCATCAGGTGGATAATTTGATTGCTACAGTGGATTGGAACGGTCAGCAAATTGACGGACCTACACGCGAAGTGATGGATTTGGGCGATTTGGAAGCAAAATGGAAAGCCTTCGGGTGGCGGGTATTGGTGCTGGAAGACGGCAACGATATGTCGGCGGTAGTAGCTGCCCTGCGCCGCGCCAAACGCCTCTGCGGTAAAGGAAAACCCATTATGATACTGATGAAAACCATTATGGGCAAAGGGGTAGATTTTATGGAAAACAGCCACAAATGGCATGGCTCGCCGCCCAACGCCGAACAGTTGGAGCATGCTTTGGCACAATTGCCCGAAACACTCGGTGATTATTAG
- a CDS encoding multicopper oxidase domain-containing protein, protein MKHLFLSVALMFGAISTQAQFTSPLYVPPTVSGGNISLMLQNGTKSFYSGFNTSTIGYNGSHLGPTLVLQSGQNVTIDVMNMLGDTTTTHWHGLHVSPANDGGPHNLIMDGATWSPSFTVMDKASTYWYHPHLHGKTMKQVVKGAAGMIIVQDAQEAALSLPRTYGIDDFPLVFQFLTVDATTKQIVMDDELDNEIFVNGKIQPYLEVPAQVVRLRLLNASSHRFFMFGFDDNRNFQQIGSDAGLLNAPLTMNRLMLGSGERAEILVDFSGQEGSSFYIKQFGTQLPAGYPGGPPDMMGMMQLGPLDNTNFNLLKINVVAQTPNPITTIPPALVNNTPWSQVGASTRTIAITASPMMSMTNFLMNGVKYNENTINFTTQKDNVEIWNITNQSMMPHPFHIHGNSFYVLSVDGASPPVNLQGRKDVVTVPPMNGSVSLIIKYEDFADPTMPYMYHCHILSHEDNGMMGQFIINNSTTGIETIEASNNITVSPNPTFEEFTVQLNDHNQMDELTIYNSIGRVVYSTTSNEKTANLSLKGMTAGNYYVKIKSNQQYFSTKILKIN, encoded by the coding sequence ATGAAGCATTTATTTTTATCAGTAGCACTTATGTTTGGGGCTATATCAACACAAGCGCAATTCACAAGTCCTTTATACGTGCCACCAACTGTATCGGGTGGCAATATCAGTTTGATGCTGCAAAATGGCACTAAATCGTTTTACTCAGGTTTCAATACCAGTACAATAGGTTACAATGGCAGCCATCTTGGACCGACACTTGTATTGCAAAGTGGGCAAAATGTCACGATTGATGTGATGAATATGCTGGGGGACACAACCACTACACATTGGCATGGGCTGCACGTTAGCCCTGCTAACGATGGAGGCCCACACAACCTCATTATGGATGGGGCAACTTGGTCACCTTCATTTACAGTAATGGACAAAGCCTCAACCTATTGGTATCATCCGCATCTACATGGTAAAACAATGAAGCAGGTAGTCAAAGGAGCAGCAGGTATGATTATCGTACAAGATGCTCAAGAAGCGGCTCTTTCACTGCCCCGCACTTATGGTATTGATGATTTCCCATTGGTGTTTCAGTTTTTGACTGTTGATGCCACAACCAAACAAATTGTAATGGATGACGAATTGGATAATGAAATTTTTGTGAACGGCAAAATTCAACCGTATTTAGAAGTGCCAGCCCAAGTTGTTCGATTACGTCTGCTTAACGCCTCAAGCCACCGCTTTTTTATGTTTGGTTTTGATGACAACCGCAATTTTCAGCAGATTGGCTCAGATGCAGGTTTGTTGAATGCTCCATTAACTATGAACCGTTTAATGTTAGGTTCGGGCGAAAGAGCCGAAATTTTAGTGGATTTTTCGGGGCAGGAAGGTAGTAGTTTCTATATCAAACAATTTGGCACACAACTTCCTGCTGGCTATCCGGGTGGTCCGCCTGACATGATGGGAATGATGCAACTCGGTCCATTGGATAATACAAATTTCAATTTATTAAAAATAAACGTTGTTGCACAAACACCAAACCCAATTACGACTATTCCTCCTGCTCTGGTAAATAATACCCCCTGGTCACAAGTGGGTGCCTCTACTCGTACTATTGCTATTACTGCCAGCCCCATGATGAGTATGACCAATTTTTTGATGAATGGTGTGAAATACAACGAAAACACGATTAACTTCACTACACAAAAAGATAATGTGGAAATTTGGAATATTACCAATCAATCTATGATGCCGCACCCTTTTCATATTCATGGCAATTCGTTTTATGTACTTAGCGTAGATGGAGCAAGCCCTCCCGTTAATTTGCAGGGAAGAAAAGATGTTGTTACTGTCCCGCCAATGAACGGTAGTGTTAGTTTGATAATAAAATACGAAGACTTTGCAGACCCAACGATGCCATATATGTACCATTGCCATATTCTAAGTCATGAAGATAATGGCATGATGGGACAGTTTATTATAAATAATTCAACAACAGGTATTGAAACCATTGAGGCGAGTAATAATATTACCGTTTCTCCAAATCCAACTTTTGAGGAATTTACTGTTCAATTGAATGACCACAACCAGATGGATGAATTGACTATATATAATTCAATTGGGCGTGTAGTATATTCAACTACTAGTAATGAAAAAACTGCTAACTTGTCCTTAAAAGGTATGACAGCAGGTAATTATTATGTAAAGATTAAATCTAATCAACAATATTTCTCAACAAAAATACTGAAAATTAACTAA
- a CDS encoding PH domain-containing protein, whose product MYRVKDYTVEEPFELRIFHLANIVLVSSDKSLPSITLYAISEAETLRDHIRYHVERLRAAKGVREVDLK is encoded by the coding sequence TTGTATCGTGTAAAAGACTATACAGTAGAAGAGCCTTTTGAGTTGCGTATTTTTCATTTGGCAAATATAGTATTGGTGAGTTCGGATAAAAGCCTGCCTTCTATCACCTTATACGCCATCAGCGAAGCCGAAACACTGCGCGACCACATTCGCTATCATGTAGAGCGGCTGCGTGCTGCCAAAGGCGTGCGCGAAGTAGATTTGAAATAA
- a CDS encoding sterol desaturase family protein, translated as MSHYFNIFLSAYKGYANWLWYEITHPHWKNYFWWLVCVSVIVFALEWLRPWRKDQPKFRKDFFLDVFYMFFNFYLFSLIIYNAASEVIVNLFHDVLAAIGIEHLFIFKVGTLPVWTQLLILFVARDFVQWNIHRLLHRVPRLWEFHKVHHSVTQMGFAAHLRYHWMENVVYNTLQYIPLALFGFGIDDFFIVYTFGLIIGHLNHANIRLPLGIFKYIFNNPQMHIWHHAYHLPPSHPFGVNFGLTLSCWDYLFGTAYIPYDGRDEPLGFPQVEQFPQTFWQQLWYGFGKKDQ; from the coding sequence ATGTCACATTATTTCAACATATTTTTATCAGCCTATAAAGGTTATGCCAATTGGTTATGGTACGAAATTACACACCCTCATTGGAAAAACTATTTTTGGTGGTTGGTCTGTGTATCGGTTATAGTATTTGCTTTGGAGTGGCTGCGCCCTTGGCGTAAAGACCAACCCAAATTTCGCAAAGATTTTTTTTTAGATGTGTTCTATATGTTTTTCAATTTCTATTTATTTTCGCTCATTATTTATAATGCTGCATCGGAAGTGATCGTAAATTTATTTCATGATGTACTTGCCGCAATAGGAATTGAACATCTATTTATTTTTAAAGTGGGTACTTTACCTGTATGGACACAATTACTGATATTATTTGTAGCACGCGATTTTGTGCAATGGAACATTCATCGTTTGCTGCACCGCGTACCGCGATTGTGGGAATTTCATAAGGTGCATCACAGCGTGACACAAATGGGCTTTGCCGCTCACCTGCGTTATCATTGGATGGAAAATGTAGTATATAATACACTCCAATACATTCCGTTGGCATTATTTGGATTTGGTATTGATGATTTTTTTATCGTCTATACTTTTGGGTTGATAATAGGACACCTCAATCACGCCAATATCCGATTGCCTTTGGGCATTTTTAAATATATTTTCAACAATCCGCAAATGCACATTTGGCATCATGCCTATCATTTACCGCCCTCCCACCCTTTCGGAGTCAATTTCGGGCTGACGCTGAGTTGTTGGGATTATCTGTTTGGCACTGCCTATATTCCATACGATGGTCGCGATGAGCCTTTGGGCTTTCCGCAGGTGGAGCAATTCCCGCAAACCTTTTGGCAACAATTATGGTACGGTTTTGGTAAAAAAGATCAATAA
- a CDS encoding DUF2480 family protein has translation MSSPISSNNEAQPIVNRVAQSGIITLNLEDFLPRLPVAVIDLKDFLFKGLVLREQEFRDALKAHNWQQYANTHVAVHCSVDALLPLWAYMLVAAYTQDIAKSVHYGDEAQVETALLLEAMQAMNLEIWMDKKVVIKGCGAKKMSPAAYLAITHLLKPYVASLMYGEPCSTVPVYKKPKPKTI, from the coding sequence ATGTCATCTCCTATTTCCAGCAACAACGAAGCGCAACCTATTGTCAATCGTGTGGCGCAGAGCGGTATTATCACGCTCAATTTAGAAGATTTTTTACCCCGATTACCCGTTGCGGTCATTGATTTGAAGGATTTTTTGTTCAAAGGTTTGGTATTGCGGGAGCAGGAATTCCGCGATGCTCTCAAAGCTCATAATTGGCAACAATATGCCAATACTCATGTGGCGGTGCATTGTAGTGTTGATGCTTTGCTTCCTTTGTGGGCATATATGCTGGTGGCGGCATATACGCAGGATATTGCTAAAAGCGTACATTATGGCGATGAGGCACAGGTGGAGACAGCTTTGTTGCTTGAAGCGATGCAGGCGATGAATTTGGAAATATGGATGGATAAAAAAGTCGTGATAAAGGGTTGTGGTGCAAAAAAAATGTCGCCTGCTGCTTATTTAGCTATTACTCATTTGCTCAAACCTTATGTGGCTTCTTTGATGTACGGCGAACCTTGCTCTACCGTACCTGTTTATAAAAAGCCCAAACCCAAAACTATTTGA
- a CDS encoding phosphopeptide-binding protein, whose amino-acid sequence MQKNIFFLLSLSIVFFLGACKQSGGENAQNTETTAPAAPKPITLSPVSGSPEFSNAAIALQSPKSGAAAEAGKVAFDFDVKNYQLGSQTPDAAQKMCSNSDKGQHIHLILNNQPYDAYYTDTMSKVLEPNYYVGLAFLSRSYHESIKNKEAYQLFDFTVGKPAEGASSKTDLKAPHLFYSRPKGNYVGKGNIEKILLDFYLTNCDLSNDGYKVRATINGTQFLLNQWQPYFIENLPIGDNTIKLELLDKTGNLVPSPFNPVERKIGVYEQEPLVK is encoded by the coding sequence ATGCAAAAAAATATTTTTTTTCTACTCTCTTTGAGTATCGTTTTTTTCTTGGGTGCTTGTAAGCAATCCGGCGGCGAAAATGCCCAAAATACCGAAACTACTGCTCCTGCTGCCCCCAAACCCATTACACTTTCGCCCGTAAGTGGCTCGCCCGAATTCAGCAATGCCGCCATCGCTTTGCAAAGCCCTAAAAGCGGTGCTGCCGCCGAAGCCGGAAAAGTTGCTTTTGATTTTGATGTAAAAAACTATCAATTAGGCTCGCAAACACCCGATGCTGCTCAAAAAATGTGCTCCAACTCCGACAAAGGACAACACATTCATCTTATTCTCAACAATCAGCCCTACGATGCCTACTACACCGACACGATGTCTAAAGTATTAGAGCCGAATTATTATGTGGGCTTGGCGTTTTTGTCGCGCTCTTATCACGAAAGTATCAAAAATAAAGAGGCGTACCAGTTGTTTGATTTTACGGTAGGAAAACCCGCAGAAGGTGCAAGCTCCAAAACCGACCTAAAAGCTCCGCATTTGTTTTATAGCCGCCCCAAAGGAAATTATGTAGGAAAAGGAAATATTGAAAAAATCCTCTTGGACTTTTATCTCACCAACTGCGACCTCAGTAATGACGGCTACAAGGTGCGGGCTACCATCAATGGCACTCAGTTTTTGCTCAATCAATGGCAGCCGTATTTTATAGAAAATCTGCCCATCGGCGATAATACCATCAAATTGGAATTGTTGGATAAAACCGGAAATTTAGTACCCAGCCCTTTCAATCCGGTAGAGCGTAAAATCGGTGTGTATGAGCAAGAGCCTTTGGTAAAATAA
- a CDS encoding deoxynucleoside kinase: MLYYNFITIDGNTGAGKTSLAQRLSNDFGAELILENFVDNPFLAGSYRDPEAFAFRNEMYFLVDRYQSLNHNIKDLPLYDSLHIADYVFNKSLLYAKVNLPELEFHLFEKIFHVFHPEIPQPELLVYVHSDVDRLIKNIEKRGRDFEQGVRRSYLKAVEDVYFDYFESIKHQQRIVVLHTNHIDFVHNDEDYKQVLDIIAKPYPTGVHHFKF, translated from the coding sequence ATGCTATACTATAACTTTATTACCATTGACGGCAATACGGGAGCCGGAAAAACCAGCCTTGCCCAGCGTTTGAGCAATGATTTCGGTGCGGAGTTAATATTGGAAAATTTTGTGGACAATCCGTTTTTGGCGGGTTCTTACCGCGACCCCGAAGCCTTTGCCTTCCGCAACGAGATGTATTTTTTGGTGGACAGATACCAAAGTTTAAACCATAATATTAAAGATTTGCCGCTATATGATTCGCTGCATATCGCTGATTATGTATTTAATAAATCTTTATTATATGCAAAAGTAAACCTACCTGAATTGGAGTTTCATTTGTTTGAAAAAATATTTCATGTTTTCCACCCCGAAATTCCACAGCCCGAATTGCTGGTATATGTACACTCAGACGTGGACAGACTCATTAAAAACATTGAAAAACGGGGCAGAGATTTTGAACAAGGAGTGCGGCGCAGCTATTTAAAAGCAGTAGAAGATGTATATTTTGATTATTTTGAAAGCATCAAGCACCAACAGCGCATTGTGGTACTACACACCAATCATATAGATTTTGTGCATAATGACGAAGATTACAAACAAGTATTGGATATAATAGCAAAGCCCTATCCAACCGGCGTGCATCATTTCAAGTTTTAA
- a CDS encoding DUF885 domain-containing protein yields the protein MIIFRSLGCWLVWGAMAVTGVKAQQSSHEMNLFFEDYKKNFLDTYWFLNPQAASEQGMTAYDTTLYMPTVQQLQQSANYYKSIAEDLHTFRPEQLPTALRIDYQEMENALNKQLFYIETLKEQEWNPDYYNPTEAFTVILNSNAPDDEKLYKINHKIEKLTEYFKIPRENIKTPTLVHAQWANTRTEALKSVFYHDIPNLLERYRQAGGQVFFRVDIPAFEKRLEKAQLAVQSFMLYLKNDALPRAELTPFPKSFRLGEQLYKEKFALELNTRYTPEELYSRALGEKDAIHQRVIGLTAQLWAKYFPDTVLEYTLAHSRQLLDILAQQHSSPAQLAADLQQNITQLQNFTQQHNLFNIGKTAQPVEIRPMPASLYPMADLAFLWRSGVYSPQAEAFYYVKPLQEMPAAENILRNYNHFAIQLLNIHETIPGYYTKNLYEQEHKDLINQVFASPTTHQGWANYAERMMLEEGYGNQSPELWLNYYKRNLGIVCNALMDYGVHVLDWNEEEAIMLLTQEAFQDEAQARRQWQQTQHNAVQLATAYAGLSEIYELREEIKSILGADFKLKDFHEQFLGYGSLPVKNIRELMLNGE from the coding sequence GTGATTATTTTTCGTTCACTCGGCTGCTGGTTGGTGTGGGGTGCAATGGCTGTAACAGGCGTAAAAGCACAGCAGAGCAGCCACGAAATGAATTTGTTTTTTGAAGATTATAAAAAGAATTTTTTAGATACTTATTGGTTTTTGAATCCGCAGGCTGCTTCGGAGCAGGGAATGACGGCTTACGATACCACTTTGTATATGCCCACTGTGCAGCAGTTGCAACAAAGTGCCAATTACTATAAATCTATTGCAGAAGATTTACATACTTTTCGCCCCGAACAGTTGCCGACGGCTTTGCGTATAGATTATCAAGAGATGGAAAATGCCCTGAACAAGCAGCTTTTTTATATAGAAACTTTAAAAGAACAGGAATGGAATCCTGATTATTACAACCCCACGGAGGCATTTACGGTTATTTTAAACAGCAATGCTCCCGATGATGAAAAGTTGTATAAAATCAATCATAAAATAGAGAAATTGACGGAGTATTTCAAAATACCGCGCGAAAATATCAAAACGCCGACTTTGGTACACGCACAGTGGGCAAATACACGCACCGAAGCACTGAAAAGTGTTTTTTACCACGATATACCCAATCTGCTCGAACGCTACCGCCAAGCCGGAGGGCAGGTTTTTTTTCGTGTGGATATTCCGGCTTTTGAGAAGCGTCTGGAAAAAGCACAACTTGCCGTTCAGAGTTTTATGCTGTATTTAAAAAACGATGCGCTGCCGCGTGCCGAACTCACCCCTTTTCCGAAAAGTTTTCGCTTGGGCGAACAACTGTATAAAGAAAAATTTGCCCTTGAACTCAATACACGCTATACACCCGAAGAACTATATTCCCGTGCTTTGGGTGAGAAAGATGCCATTCATCAAAGAGTAATAGGGCTAACGGCGCAACTGTGGGCAAAATACTTTCCCGACACCGTATTAGAATACACTTTAGCCCACAGCCGCCAATTATTGGATATATTGGCACAACAACACAGCAGCCCTGCCCAACTTGCTGCCGACCTCCAACAGAATATCACCCAACTGCAAAATTTCACACAACAACACAATCTGTTCAATATCGGCAAAACAGCACAACCCGTAGAAATACGCCCTATGCCCGCCTCGCTGTACCCAATGGCAGATTTGGCTTTTTTGTGGCGGTCGGGAGTTTATAGCCCGCAAGCAGAAGCCTTTTATTATGTGAAGCCCTTGCAGGAAATGCCCGCCGCCGAAAATATCTTGCGCAACTATAATCATTTTGCCATACAACTGCTCAATATACACGAAACCATACCCGGTTACTACACAAAAAATTTGTATGAACAGGAGCATAAAGATTTGATAAATCAGGTATTTGCAAGCCCGACCACCCATCAGGGCTGGGCAAACTATGCGGAGCGTATGATGCTCGAAGAAGGCTACGGAAATCAGTCTCCTGAACTGTGGCTCAATTATTACAAACGCAACTTAGGTATAGTATGCAATGCTTTGATGGATTATGGCGTGCATGTATTGGATTGGAATGAAGAAGAGGCGATCATGTTGCTCACGCAAGAGGCATTTCAGGACGAGGCGCAAGCCCGCCGACAATGGCAGCAAACACAACACAATGCCGTACAACTCGCCACCGCCTATGCCGGATTAAGCGAAATTTACGAATTGCGCGAGGAGATAAAAAGCATTTTAGGGGCAGATTTTAAGTTAAAAGATTTTCACGAACAATTTTTGGGTTATGGCAGTTTGCCGGTCAAAAATATCCGCGAGTTAATGCTCAATGGTGAATAA